One stretch of Mangifera indica cultivar Alphonso chromosome 9, CATAS_Mindica_2.1, whole genome shotgun sequence DNA includes these proteins:
- the LOC123226149 gene encoding transcription initiation factor IIA large subunit-like: MTTSTTSTVYIRVIEDVVSKVRDEFVNGGPGESVLNELQGIWEMKMMQAGVVSGPIDRSSVPKPAPGVTPVHDLNVPYEGTEEYETPTAEILFPPTPLQTPMQTPLPTSTPLPGTADSSMYNIPTGSSDYPTPVNDSGGSTEAKGGSGNGRPNSYMPPPPSPWMNQRTPLSVDVNVAYVEGRDEADRGTSHQPLTQDFFMMPSGKRKREDFPAQYQNGGYNIPQQDGAGDAIPKIFELEVSPDSDFTGKGNTVTTANRESLLHSSRSSVKIPQLDGPIPDPYDDVLSTPNIYNYQGVVSEDYNIVNTPAPTDVQASTPAIVTQSEAVDDDDDEPLNENDDDDLDDVDQGEELNTQHLVLAQFDKVTRTKSRWKCALKDGIMHINNKDILFNKATGEFDF; the protein is encoded by the exons ATGACGACATCGACGACCAGCACTGTCTACATCCGCGTCATCGAAGATGTCGTCAGCAAGGTCCGTGACGAGTTCGTCAATGGCGGTCCTGGCGAGAGTGTTCTCAACGAGCTTCAAGGa ATTTGGGAAATGAAGATGATGCAAGCAGGAGTTGTGTCTGGTCCGATAGATAGGTCGTCTGTGCCAAAGCCGGCACCTGGCGTAACTCCAGTTCATGACCTTAATGTACCTTATGAAGGGACCGAGGAGTATGAAACACCTACTGCTGAGATACTCTTTCCCCCG ACACCTTTGCAAACTCCCATGCAGACACCATTACCCACAAGTACCCCATTACCAGGAACTGCTGATAGCTCAATGTATAACATACCTACTGGTTCTAGTGATTATCCCACGCCAGTAAATGATTCTGGTGGCAGTACTGAGGCTAAAGGTGGAAGTGGAAATGGAAGGCCAAACTCATACATG CCACCTCCTCCTTCTCCATGGATGAATCAGAGGACCCCTCTAAGTGTTGATGTAAATGTTG CTTATGTGGAAGGGCGTGATGAGGCAGATAGAGGAACCTCTCATCAACCCCTTACACAG GACTTCTTCATGATGCCATCTGGAAAGCGTAAACGTGAAGATTTCCCTGCACAATACCAGAATGGTGGATATAATATACCCCAGCAAGATGGAGCTGGAGATGCTATACCAAAGATTTTTGAGCTTGAG GTAAGCCCAGACAGTGATTTCACTGGTAAAGGTAATACCGTCACCACTGCAAATAGGGAGTCCCTACTGCATTCATCCAGGTCATCTGTGAAGATTCCTCAACTGGATGGGCCAATTCCTGATCCCTATGACGATGTGCTTTCTACTCCGAAT ATATACAACTACCAAGGAGTTGTTAGTGAAGATTACAACATAGTGAACACACCTGCTCCTACTg acGTACAGGCTAGTACTCCTGCTATTGTCACACAAAGTGAGGCtgtggatgatgatgatgatgagccattgaatgaaaatgatgatgatgatttggaTGATGTGGATCAAGGAGAGGAGCTGAACACTCAACATTTAGTGTTGGCTCAGTTTGACAAG GTGACTCGAACCAAAAGCAGATGGAAATGTGCATTGAAGGATGgaattatgcatataaacaaTAAGGACATTCTGTTTAATAAG GCAACAGGAGAATTTGACTTCTGA
- the LOC123226258 gene encoding transcriptional regulator TAC1-like: protein MDTHDQPISENPEKVTSDEQAAADGASPVRSYDCTFCKRGFSNAQALGGHMNIHRKDKAKLKQTSSSKNHLDVSKINQPTQPPSKDVVATTTQERCSSKRPGILGEENDATSNTDKTHVREVRQLPLFAEKPLSTGQVHENTAIVLSSSSSSGSSELDLELRLGPEPEDSASTTATKKFF from the coding sequence ATGGACACTCATGATCAGCCCATCTCAGAAAATCCAGAGAAGGTTACTTCAGATGAGCAAGCTGCTGCTGATGGTGCAAGTCCAGTTAGGTCTTATGACTGCACCTTTTGCAAGAGAGGTTTCTCCAACGCCCAAGCACTAGGCGGCCACATGAATATTCACCGCAAAGACAAAGCTAAGCTCAAGCAAACTTCCTCctcaaaaaatcatttagatGTCTCCAAGATTAATCAACCCACACAGCCACCATCGAAGGACGTGGTGGCTACTACGACTCAAGAGAGATGCAGTTCGAAACGGCCTGGGATTCTTGGTGAAGAAAATGATGCCACGTCTAACACAGACAAAACCCATGTTAGAGAAGTCCGACAGCTGCCTTTGTTTGCTGAAAAACCACTAAGTACCGGCCAAGTTCATGAGAATACTGCAATTGTTTTGTCATCATCGAGCTCATCGGGGTCGTCGGAGTTGGACCTTGAACTTAGGCTGGGACCTGAGCCTGAGGACTCTGCATCAACAACGGCTACCAAAAAGTTCTTCTGA